The Christiangramia salexigens genome includes the window GGAAACACAAAACCTATTACATTCATCGCATTGTCGCAGAGTTGTTTTTGAGCAAAAAAGAAGGCGATAAATACGTGATTCACAAAAACTTTGTGAAGAACGATAATCGCGTTTCTAACTTGGCCTGGGCTACCAAAGACGAATGGGTCCAACATCAATACGACAGTCCTAAAGTAAAGGAGAACAAGCGGAAAAGAAAACTTAGAAAAGTGACTTCTTATTCCAAGTTAACCTATGCACAGGCTGTGATCCTCAAGAAAAAACTCCTGGATCCAAATAGGAAAACCCGGATCAGGGTACTCGCAAAACAATTTGGAGTATCTGAGATGCAACTTTACCGCATTAAATCTGGAGAAAACTGGGGTGATATCGAAGTATAAATGAGTAGAATTTTTAAGCTGGCCTTAAACACAATACCAAGGCCTATTCTAATAAGATCGAGCTATCTGGTTAGGCCATTTTTAAAATTATATCTCAAAGGTAACCGATATACCGATCCCATTGATGGGAGCAGTTTTAAACGTTTTCTGCCGTATGGATATGAAAATCAAAGGGGAAATGTTCTTTCCCCTTCTACCCTTTCGCTGGAAAGGCATAGACTCCTATGGCTTTATTTGAAAAACGAGACCGGTTTCTTTAAGAAACCACTAAAAGTGCTTCACTTTGCCCCCGAACAAGCATTTTATAAGCGGTTTCGGAAGCTTTCTAATCTGGACTATACCACAACAGATCTTAATTCTCCTTTAGCAGATGTAAAAGCAGATATCTGCAATCTGCCATTTGAAGAGGAGAGCTTTGATTTTATTTTATGCAATCATGTTCTGGAACATATTCCAGACGACAAAAAAGCCATGCAGGAACTTTACAGAATCCTGAGACCGGGAGGAATGGCTATTTTGCAAATCCCGCAAGATCTAGAACGTGAAGAAACCTTTCAGGATGATTCCATCACAGACCCTAAGCAGCGAGCAGAAATCTTTGGCCAGTATGACCATGTAAGGGTATATGGAAGAGATTATTTTGATAAACTCAGAAATATAGGATTCAAGGTTGAAGAGGTTGATTATACTTCAACACTAGACGAGAAACTCATAGACAGATACAGACTGGCAAAAGGAGAGATCATCCCCGTTTGCAGTAAATAATTTACTCAATAATCTGTTTTTGAAATCCGGGGCTGGAATAGATCTCTATCTCTCCATTCTCATTGGAATAGATCAAATAGACTTCAACGCCTTCTACTCTGCTCAGCATTTCTTTGGATCTGTTAAGACCTAAGGCCATAAATGCCGTAGCATAACCATCTGCCAGCATACAATTATCAGCCAATACAGAAGCGCTTAGTAAATTACTCCTTACCGCTTTCCCAGAAATTGGATTGATCGTATGGACAAATTTTTCACCGGTTACCGAATCGATTCTGAATTTGCGGTAATTTCCTGAAGTTGCCATGGCCATATTCTCAAGCTTCAGAATCGCTTTAAGAGATCGTTCTGTATTGGATTGAGCAGGATCATCTATTCCCACTATCCAGGTAGAATCTTTCTCCAGGTTAATACCTCTGGCTCTTAATTCACCTCCTAACTCAATGAGGTAATTATCAACTTTCTTTGCTTCCAGATATTCTCCAAGCAAGTCTATGGTGAATCCCTTTGCAATTGCATTAAAATCAAGATAGACAGCAGGACTGGATTTCTGAATTTTTTGATCTGTGGTTAACCTTATATTATCAAAACCCACAAGTCTCTTCAGAGAATCAAGCTTTAGGCTATCAAGCTCCTTGAGAGCTTTATCGGGCCCAAAACCATAAGCATTAACAAGTACTCCAACCGTTGGATCAAATACACCTTGACTCTCCTTATAAATTTTATCTGAAGCTTGAAAAACTCTTATGAAGTTCTCATCAACGACAACACTTGTATCACCATCATTAATTCGGGAAATATCGGAATCGGGAATATATGTACTCATGGAAGCGTTCACATTTTCTATGATACTATCCAGAGCTTCTTCAAATCTGATAGGTTCTTCAGAAAAGTATTTAATGTTATATGTAGTCCCCAGAGCTTCTCCACTCAAAAATATTTCCTTTGGACCCTGGTCTCTACAGCCCAGCAGGAGAAATAAACCTGTAGCTATTACGAATAATCTTTTCATAATCATATTTCCTGCCAACCGGAATAATTAACGATATAATCCTCGTCGCTGGTAATTGGCTTTTCATAATCTTTGGAATTTGCCAGTCCAACACCGGCATAAAAGGTACGGGCGTTAAATTTGGCCGCATGGGTCTTAATGCTCTCCATAAAGACCATATCCACATCATTTGGGTTAACCGGATACTCTATAGCTCGAACGATCACAAAATGAAGTTTCTTATCCTTTAAAGCCACGAATTGCGGATCCTTTTTAAGCTCACTATTTACACCAAGGAATTCGTAGCCTTTATCCTCGAGATCCTTCCCCACAATATTCATCGCGAGATTATGTAATTCCTGTTGATTTAATTTCGGCATAATTCAAAGTATAAAAAAACCGGTGCGA containing:
- a CDS encoding HNH endonuclease, which translates into the protein MIKSYRQEIWKTLHKDSWEDRFIYKVSNFGRMISYLKNPEGELVRGGKVGGYVNFAVKLKNGKHKTYYIHRIVAELFLSKKEGDKYVIHKNFVKNDNRVSNLAWATKDEWVQHQYDSPKVKENKRKRKLRKVTSYSKLTYAQAVILKKKLLDPNRKTRIRVLAKQFGVSEMQLYRIKSGENWGDIEV
- a CDS encoding class I SAM-dependent methyltransferase — protein: MSRIFKLALNTIPRPILIRSSYLVRPFLKLYLKGNRYTDPIDGSSFKRFLPYGYENQRGNVLSPSTLSLERHRLLWLYLKNETGFFKKPLKVLHFAPEQAFYKRFRKLSNLDYTTTDLNSPLADVKADICNLPFEEESFDFILCNHVLEHIPDDKKAMQELYRILRPGGMAILQIPQDLEREETFQDDSITDPKQRAEIFGQYDHVRVYGRDYFDKLRNIGFKVEEVDYTSTLDEKLIDRYRLAKGEIIPVCSK
- a CDS encoding FAD:protein FMN transferase — its product is MKRLFVIATGLFLLLGCRDQGPKEIFLSGEALGTTYNIKYFSEEPIRFEEALDSIIENVNASMSTYIPDSDISRINDGDTSVVVDENFIRVFQASDKIYKESQGVFDPTVGVLVNAYGFGPDKALKELDSLKLDSLKRLVGFDNIRLTTDQKIQKSSPAVYLDFNAIAKGFTIDLLGEYLEAKKVDNYLIELGGELRARGINLEKDSTWIVGIDDPAQSNTERSLKAILKLENMAMATSGNYRKFRIDSVTGEKFVHTINPISGKAVRSNLLSASVLADNCMLADGYATAFMALGLNRSKEMLSRVEGVEVYLIYSNENGEIEIYSSPGFQKQIIE
- a CDS encoding Na(+)-translocating NADH-quinone reductase subunit F, which codes for MPKLNQQELHNLAMNIVGKDLEDKGYEFLGVNSELKKDPQFVALKDKKLHFVIVRAIEYPVNPNDVDMVFMESIKTHAAKFNARTFYAGVGLANSKDYEKPITSDEDYIVNYSGWQEI